The proteins below are encoded in one region of Silene latifolia isolate original U9 population chromosome 2, ASM4854445v1, whole genome shotgun sequence:
- the LOC141640501 gene encoding G-type lectin S-receptor-like serine/threonine-protein kinase At1g11330: MYQKVVIYIFLLISCFEIKFASTTSDAIITTQFLKDPEELVSSNGNFKLGFFRPTNSTYRYLGIWDDGQQIAVKRLSRASGQGLQEFMNEVELISKLQHKNLVRLFGCCVEGEEKLLVYELLPNKSLDAILFDPVHRRVLNWQKRFEIIQGICRGLLYLHRDSRLRIIHRDLKNSFLNITLDVTPKILVK, from the exons ATGTATCAAAAGGTTGTTATTTACATATTCCTGTTAATTTCTTGTTTCGAAATCAAGTTTGCTTCAACTACTTCTGATGCAATTATAACCACTCAATTTCTAAAAGACCCAGAAGAATTAGTCTCTAGTAATGGCAATTTCAAGCTCGGATTCTTTCGTCCAACTAATTCCACATATCGGTATCTTGGAATATGGGATGACGGACAACAAATTGCTGTGAAGCGACTTTCTAGAGCATCAGGACAAGGGCTCCAAGAATTTATGAACGAAGTGGAGCTGATTTCAAAGCTTCAGCACAAAAACTTGGTAAGGTTGTTCGGATGTTGTGTGGAAGGAGAAGAGAAGCTATTAGTATATGAACTCTTGCCAAATAAAAGTTTAGATGCGATTCTGTTCG ATCCAGTGCATCGTAGAGTACTGAATTGGCAGAAGCGATTTGAAATTATCCAAGGAATATGTCGAGGACTTCTTTATCTTCACAGAGATTCTAGGTTGAGGATTATTCATAGAGATTTAAAGAACAGCTTCCTCAACATCACCCTTGATGTGACACCAAAAATTTTGGTAAAATAA
- the LOC141640495 gene encoding uncharacterized protein LOC141640495, producing MKCIAWNCRGLNETKCTVTLVSSYFGFYGFPKSVGVDAVGSKGGIWVGWTPSWDAICITKCTNFIILKINECGGRFWYLFCIYGSPKKEKCLDVWLALESWIAKVDSYFLMLGDFNQVEFKEDKYGGSKDRIYERIDKGLASEHWNDIYPRTRIKHLPIQCSDHAPIILDTDFFDKTKKRRFKLEAWSFDYPECTDILKAEWFQRDRGSPMKNSWNNKWSEFDDNLESELLKFFQGGAEDRFIQIHKEYIEFNRAAVLFWKQRSKLTWLKEGDACTLFFFNSVQRKHSRNFISGLKDGNGTWVFDKDSIRGLFEDFFKDIYQSSCPREPLQEFSNSHQALFATVKNKLLDDQFDSFARKFTRKLINLINLDL from the exons ATGAAGTGCATCGCCTGGAATTGTAGGGGACTAAATG AAACTAAATGTACTGTCACCTTAGTTTCATCTTATTTTGGTTTTTATGGCTTTCCTAAGTCAGTAGGAGTTGATGCTGTTGGTTCTAAGGGGGGTATTTGGGTAGGATGGACGCCATCTTGGGATGCTATCTGTATTACTAAGTGTACCAACTTTATTATTCTCAAGATTAATGAATGTGGTGGACGCTTTTGGTATCTCTTTTGTATATATGGATCCCCTAAGAAGGAAAAGTGTTTGGATGTATGGTTGGCTCTTGAATCTTGGATAGCCAAGGTTGATTCTTATTTTCTTATGCTGGGtgatttcaatcaagttgaatTCAAAGAAGACAAATATGGAGGTAGTAAAG ACAGAATTTATGAACGTATTGACAAGGGTTTGGCTTCAGAACATTGGAATGACATTTATCCTCGTACTCGTATCAAACATTTACCTATTCAGTGTTCTGATCATGCGCCCATTATACTTGATACCGACTTCTTTGATAAGACCAAGAAACGTAGGTTCAAATTAGAGGCATGGAGTTTCGATTATCCGGAATGTACTGATATCCTTAAAGCTGAATGGTTCCAAAGGGATAGAGGCTCCCCAATG AAAAACTCATGGAATAACAAATGGTCAGAATTTGATGATAATCTAGAATCTGAACTGTTGAAATTTTTTCAAGGTGGAGCTGAGGATCGTTTTATACAGATTCATAAGGAGTACATTGAATTTAATAGAgcggcggttttattttggaaacAACGTTCTAAACTTACTTGGCTCAAGGAGGGGGATGCGTGTACTCTTTTTTTCTTCAACTCTGTTCAAAGGAAACATTCAAGGAACTTTATTTCTGGTCTAAAGGATGGTAATGGAACTTGGGTTTTTGATAAAGACTCCATACGAGGTTTATTTGAGGATTTCTTTAAGGATATTTATCAGTCTTCTTGTCCTCGGGAGCCCTTGCAGGAATTTTCTAATTCTCATCAGGCACTATTTGCTACGGTTAAAAATAAGCTTTTGGATGATCAATTTGATTCTTTTGCTAGGAAGTTTACACGTAAGTTGATCAATTTGATCAACTTGGATCTATAA